A stretch of the Luteolibacter rhizosphaerae genome encodes the following:
- a CDS encoding nucleotidyltransferase domain-containing protein produces MHREINELLDGIEARYGVRIPYACESGSRAWGFASPDSDYDIRFLFVRPAHEYLSIWDQADTIELPIENDLDAGGWDVRKAARLLGRSNGALVEWLHSPIVYRSEPGFLERWQSASRAVFSPKASRDHYLGLARQMVLGKLQSEQVRAKDYLYALRSVLCARWVADGKGNPPVPFGQLVPTAPPEVRDLVPALLEHKARTAESERMGRIDILDLYLKQTFEEHLEVPVGNADGEALDRLFLGEIRPAQRIPRVEAFTLERVREHDLLLLDSVAGSRAFGTNLEHSDEDRRGVFAASQDFLLGLGEIEQVSDERGDEVYYELGHFVSLLLRNNPNALELLAMPEDCIRHRHPAFALLRPEIFLSKLCAKTFGEYAMGQIRKARGLNKKIVNPQPEQRRAMLDFCHVPQGQGSVPVLEWLAARSIDLKKCSLTAVQHAAGMFAIYDDPRSESRGLVSPNDPDTLIFSSVTKEAVPVAWMHFNQDAFQAHCKAHREYWEWVGQRNPERYATNAQHGRGYDSKNLMHTLRLLDMAGEIAREGVLRVRRPNRDYLLRVRAGEFEYDDLVSQAERQLAEVQEAFLKSSLQDEPDRDAVNALLVRVRRKMQP; encoded by the coding sequence ATGCATCGGGAGATCAACGAGCTGTTAGATGGAATCGAGGCGCGATATGGCGTCAGGATCCCTTACGCCTGCGAGTCGGGCAGCCGCGCCTGGGGCTTCGCTTCGCCGGATAGCGATTACGACATCCGCTTCCTCTTCGTCCGTCCCGCTCACGAGTATCTCTCGATCTGGGATCAAGCGGACACCATCGAGCTGCCGATCGAAAACGATCTGGATGCCGGTGGCTGGGACGTGCGGAAGGCGGCTCGTCTCTTGGGCAGGTCGAACGGCGCGTTGGTGGAGTGGCTCCACTCTCCGATCGTTTATCGCAGCGAGCCCGGTTTTCTCGAACGCTGGCAGTCGGCATCGCGTGCGGTGTTCTCGCCCAAGGCCTCGCGCGATCACTACCTCGGCCTCGCCCGGCAAATGGTGCTAGGCAAGCTTCAGTCGGAGCAGGTTCGCGCGAAGGACTATCTGTATGCGCTGCGTTCGGTTCTCTGCGCCCGCTGGGTAGCGGATGGGAAGGGGAATCCGCCGGTACCCTTCGGTCAATTGGTGCCGACCGCGCCGCCGGAAGTCCGCGATCTGGTGCCCGCGCTTCTGGAGCACAAGGCGCGAACGGCGGAGAGCGAGCGGATGGGCCGCATCGACATCCTCGATCTCTACCTCAAGCAAACCTTCGAGGAGCACCTTGAGGTCCCGGTGGGGAATGCCGATGGTGAAGCACTCGACCGTCTCTTCCTCGGTGAGATCCGTCCTGCACAGCGGATTCCGCGTGTGGAGGCATTCACCTTGGAACGCGTGCGCGAGCATGACTTGCTCTTGCTCGACTCGGTTGCCGGCAGCCGCGCCTTTGGAACGAATCTTGAACACTCGGATGAAGACCGCCGCGGTGTCTTCGCCGCGTCGCAGGATTTCCTGCTCGGTCTCGGGGAGATCGAGCAGGTCTCGGATGAACGCGGGGATGAGGTCTACTACGAGCTCGGGCACTTTGTCTCGCTGCTGCTGCGGAACAATCCGAACGCGCTCGAATTGCTGGCCATGCCGGAAGACTGCATCCGGCACCGCCATCCCGCGTTCGCCCTCCTGCGGCCGGAGATATTTCTCTCGAAGCTCTGTGCCAAAACCTTCGGCGAGTACGCCATGGGCCAGATCCGCAAGGCCCGCGGCCTGAACAAGAAGATCGTGAATCCCCAGCCCGAGCAGCGTCGCGCGATGCTCGACTTCTGCCACGTGCCGCAAGGGCAGGGGAGTGTGCCGGTGCTGGAGTGGCTCGCCGCGCGGTCCATCGATCTCAAGAAGTGCAGTCTCACCGCGGTGCAGCACGCCGCCGGCATGTTCGCCATCTACGATGATCCTCGTAGCGAGTCCCGCGGTCTCGTTTCGCCGAATGATCCGGACACACTGATCTTCAGCAGCGTAACGAAGGAGGCCGTGCCGGTGGCGTGGATGCACTTCAATCAGGATGCCTTCCAAGCCCACTGCAAGGCCCACCGCGAGTACTGGGAGTGGGTGGGCCAGCGGAACCCCGAGCGCTACGCCACCAATGCCCAGCACGGCCGTGGCTACGACTCGAAGAACCTCATGCACACCCTCCGCCTGCTCGATATGGCCGGGGAGATCGCCCGCGAGGGCGTGCTGCGCGTTCGCCGCCCGAACCGGGACTACCTCCTCCGCGTCCGCGCCGGGGAGTTCGAGTACGATGATCTCGTCAGTCAGGCGGAGCGCCAGCTTGCGGAGGTCCAGGAGGCATTCCTGAAATCCTCGCTACAGGACGAGCCGGACCGGGATGCGGTGAATGCTCTGCTGGTGCGAGTACGGCGGAAAATGCAGCCTTAG
- a CDS encoding aspartate aminotransferase family protein, which produces MSHVLPTYARFPVTLVRGEGTRVWDDAGKSYLDFCTGIAVCALGHCPPRLVEAIREQAGTLMHVSNLYSVPQQGELARVIVEDHVKLPGKVFFANSGAESNDGLIKTARRFGHARPLPDGSPRYEVISFTKSFHGRTLGGINATGQDKVKEGFDPMLPGFRHLPLNDLAGLEAAIAPETVAILLEPIQGEGGVNVVTPEFLRGVAALCKKHDLLLMLDEVQTGFGRCGQPMAWRAIAPEVQPDAISWAKGMGGGFPIGAFWLSERAIDASGKTLASLMGAGSHGTTYGGNPLACAASLAVLAEIAEQDLGAHVLKQEQRIREQIAAWNLPVITEVRGIGLLLGIGLDVSKFEVPEGKLPAGYVCGKLLEAGLLVPPAGPETIRLLPPLNVSDSEVDEALAILKTVLQSL; this is translated from the coding sequence ATGAGCCACGTCCTGCCCACCTATGCCCGCTTCCCCGTCACGCTGGTCCGCGGCGAAGGCACCCGCGTGTGGGATGACGCCGGGAAAAGCTACCTGGATTTCTGCACCGGCATCGCGGTCTGCGCGCTGGGCCACTGCCCGCCGCGGCTGGTGGAGGCGATCCGCGAGCAAGCCGGGACGCTGATGCATGTCTCCAACCTCTACTCCGTGCCGCAGCAGGGAGAGCTGGCGCGGGTGATCGTGGAAGACCACGTGAAGCTGCCGGGCAAGGTGTTCTTCGCGAACTCTGGCGCTGAATCCAACGACGGCCTGATCAAGACGGCGCGGCGCTTCGGCCACGCGCGGCCCCTGCCGGATGGCTCGCCGCGCTACGAGGTGATCAGCTTCACGAAGTCCTTCCACGGCCGGACGCTCGGCGGCATCAATGCCACCGGTCAGGACAAGGTGAAGGAAGGCTTCGACCCGATGCTGCCCGGCTTCCGGCATCTGCCGCTGAATGATCTGGCGGGGCTGGAAGCGGCAATCGCACCCGAGACCGTGGCGATCCTGTTAGAGCCGATCCAAGGCGAAGGCGGCGTGAACGTCGTGACGCCGGAATTCCTGCGGGGTGTGGCCGCGCTATGCAAGAAGCATGACCTGCTGCTGATGCTGGACGAGGTGCAGACCGGCTTCGGCCGCTGCGGCCAGCCGATGGCCTGGCGGGCGATCGCACCCGAAGTGCAGCCAGATGCCATCTCCTGGGCCAAGGGCATGGGTGGCGGTTTCCCCATCGGTGCCTTCTGGCTTTCCGAGCGAGCCATCGATGCCTCCGGGAAGACCCTCGCTTCGCTGATGGGGGCAGGTTCCCACGGCACCACCTATGGTGGCAATCCGCTGGCCTGCGCGGCATCGCTCGCTGTTCTCGCGGAAATCGCTGAGCAAGATCTGGGCGCGCATGTGTTGAAGCAAGAGCAGCGGATCCGGGAGCAGATCGCGGCTTGGAATCTGCCGGTGATTACCGAGGTGCGCGGCATCGGCCTGCTGCTCGGCATCGGGCTGGATGTCTCGAAGTTCGAAGTGCCGGAAGGCAAGCTGCCTGCAGGCTACGTCTGCGGCAAGCTGCTGGAAGCGGGACTGCTTGTTCCTCCCGCCGGCCCCGAAACGATCCGCCTTCTCCCACCGCTCAACGTCTCCGACAGCGAAGTCGACGAGGCGCTCGCGATTCTCAAAACCGTTCTCCAATCCCTGTGA
- a CDS encoding phytoene/squalene synthase family protein translates to MTDSAEITRQAKSNLAFALQILPKERREGMVTFYAFCRVVDDLADDPARPLAEREAGLAAWKDGLENGFADPDPLQAEVVALMKRHSIPAHLLTAIIDGCLMDLHPQRFGTWEDLSQYTYKVACAVGLASLKVFGAEDPASERYAVALGHALQLTNILRDVGEDLSNGVRIYLPLADLARFQYTERDLIGRVYDGRFVALMNYEADRALAFYQEALDAMPKSDAKALVPAEIMRSIYQTLLEKMRRGGFKVFDRRYSLSKARKMAIFSKHFLRLGETA, encoded by the coding sequence ATGACCGATTCCGCTGAGATCACGCGACAGGCGAAATCGAATCTCGCCTTCGCGCTCCAGATTCTTCCCAAGGAGAGGCGGGAGGGGATGGTGACCTTTTACGCGTTTTGTCGCGTAGTGGATGACCTTGCGGATGACCCTGCGCGCCCGCTCGCAGAGCGTGAGGCTGGCCTCGCCGCATGGAAAGACGGGCTGGAAAACGGCTTTGCCGATCCCGACCCGCTGCAGGCCGAGGTTGTCGCGCTCATGAAGCGCCACTCGATTCCGGCCCACCTGCTCACCGCGATCATCGACGGTTGTCTCATGGATCTCCATCCCCAGCGTTTCGGCACTTGGGAGGATCTCTCGCAATATACTTACAAGGTTGCCTGCGCCGTCGGCCTTGCTTCGCTGAAAGTCTTCGGCGCGGAAGATCCTGCTTCGGAGCGCTACGCCGTCGCCCTCGGTCACGCCCTGCAGCTGACGAATATCCTGCGGGATGTCGGTGAAGACCTTTCAAACGGCGTGCGCATCTACCTGCCGCTGGCGGATCTGGCCCGCTTCCAATACACCGAGCGTGATCTGATCGGCCGCGTTTACGATGGCCGCTTCGTGGCCCTCATGAATTACGAGGCGGACCGCGCCTTGGCCTTTTATCAGGAGGCGCTGGATGCCATGCCGAAGAGCGATGCCAAGGCGCTCGTGCCTGCGGAAATCATGCGCTCCATCTACCAGACCCTGTTGGAGAAGATGCGCCGCGGCGGATTCAAGGTTTTCGACCGCCGTTACAGCCTCTCGAAGGCCCGGAAGATGGCGATCTTCTCGAAGCATTTCTTGCGCCTCGGCGAGACGGCTTGA
- a CDS encoding HAD-IIA family hydrolase: MDGVIYRGSRLVPGASDFITRLRNHGIPFRFLTNNSQRARRDVALKLRRLGIEASENEVFTCAMATARFLASQKPDGTAYVIGEHGLAAALHRNGLTVVDDDADFVVVGEGRTLTFEMIERGVRLVEKGARLIATNIDPNCPTDQGIRPGCGAIVAMIEKATGVQAFSVGKPSPIMMRVARKEMGLRTDEIIMVGDTMETDILGAVQMGYRSVLVLSGGTRRQDLKRFAYQPDIVVDHVGMISDEFIFDKMPMALAQ; the protein is encoded by the coding sequence ATGGACGGGGTGATTTACCGGGGTTCCCGTTTGGTACCCGGTGCGTCCGACTTCATCACCCGCTTGAGGAACCACGGGATTCCGTTCCGCTTCCTCACGAACAACTCGCAGCGGGCACGCCGCGATGTGGCATTGAAGCTCCGCCGCCTCGGCATCGAGGCAAGCGAGAACGAAGTCTTCACCTGCGCGATGGCGACCGCGCGCTTCCTTGCTTCCCAGAAGCCGGACGGCACCGCCTACGTGATCGGCGAGCATGGCCTCGCCGCGGCGCTTCACCGCAACGGCCTGACCGTGGTGGATGACGATGCTGACTTCGTGGTCGTCGGTGAAGGCCGCACGCTCACCTTCGAGATGATCGAGCGCGGCGTGCGTCTGGTTGAGAAGGGCGCGCGTCTGATCGCCACCAACATCGATCCGAATTGCCCGACCGACCAAGGCATCCGCCCCGGTTGCGGGGCGATTGTCGCGATGATCGAGAAGGCGACCGGAGTGCAGGCTTTCTCCGTCGGCAAGCCGAGCCCGATCATGATGCGCGTGGCGCGTAAGGAGATGGGCCTCCGCACGGATGAGATCATCATGGTGGGCGACACCATGGAGACCGACATCCTCGGCGCGGTGCAGATGGGCTATCGCAGCGTGCTGGTGCTCAGCGGCGGAACCCGTCGCCAAGATCTCAAGCGCTTCGCGTATCAGCCGGACATCGTGGTCGATCACGTCGGCATGATCTCGGACGAATTCATTTTCGATAAAATGCCGATGGCGTTGGCACAATGA
- the argF gene encoding ornithine carbamoyltransferase, with the protein MKHLLSIEELTATEISTLIDNAVTLKAERGYHSEQPLAGQTWGMIFTKSSTRTRVSFEVGVRELGGFPMFLSKNDIQLGRGEPIKDTARVLGRMVHGCIIRTFAQQDVVDFAEYSGIPTINALTDDEHPCQILADLLTVKEVLGGWEGKKIAFIGDGFSNMTISWMWAAKKLGFELAVAAPAAFQPTAEFLAKLDAPNVTVTTDPVLAAKGAHVINTDVWLSMGQEDQKDKEEAFGPFQVNAALLQNAAEGHVVLHCLPAYRGKEITEEVLEKHADVIFQEAENRLHAQKAILVALAKR; encoded by the coding sequence ATGAAGCACCTGCTCTCTATCGAAGAACTGACTGCCACCGAGATCTCCACGTTGATCGACAACGCGGTGACCTTGAAGGCGGAGCGTGGCTATCACAGCGAACAGCCACTTGCGGGGCAAACCTGGGGGATGATTTTCACGAAATCGTCAACGCGGACACGCGTGTCCTTCGAGGTCGGCGTGCGCGAGCTCGGGGGCTTCCCAATGTTCCTCTCGAAGAACGATATCCAGCTCGGCCGCGGGGAGCCGATCAAGGACACCGCGCGGGTGCTGGGCCGGATGGTCCACGGCTGCATCATCCGGACCTTCGCGCAGCAGGATGTGGTGGACTTCGCGGAATACTCCGGCATCCCGACGATCAACGCGCTGACGGATGACGAGCATCCGTGCCAGATCCTGGCGGATCTGCTGACGGTGAAGGAAGTGCTGGGCGGCTGGGAAGGGAAGAAGATCGCCTTCATCGGTGACGGCTTCTCGAACATGACGATCTCCTGGATGTGGGCGGCGAAGAAGCTCGGCTTCGAGCTGGCGGTGGCGGCCCCTGCGGCCTTCCAGCCCACGGCGGAATTCCTGGCCAAGCTGGATGCGCCGAACGTAACGGTTACGACGGATCCCGTACTTGCGGCGAAGGGTGCCCATGTCATCAACACGGACGTGTGGCTCTCGATGGGTCAGGAGGACCAGAAGGACAAGGAAGAAGCTTTCGGGCCTTTCCAAGTGAATGCCGCACTCCTCCAGAACGCCGCGGAAGGTCATGTGGTGCTGCATTGCCTGCCGGCCTATCGCGGCAAGGAAATCACGGAAGAGGTGCTGGAGAAGCACGCCGATGTGATCTTCCAAGAAGCGGAGAACCGACTGCACGCGCAGAAGGCAATCCTGGTGGCATTGGCCAAGCGCTGA
- the lepB gene encoding signal peptidase I translates to MFAPKWKKEAKLLYKGAKKYIHYKRDLLKEDRIEEIESRRADLLEAIKANDKAKAEEASKQLRNTCEKALPNFPQQSAWEENVEVIFVALVVALGLRAYVVQPFRIPTNSMQPTLNGINITAEDGYEAPWFGKRAADFVLRGRSHTHIVAENDCKVTGVRDKSWFLFTRTEVSFSDGSKVKIAAPESETMRALKIYPIRNPKTGQVEFDRSFEKGKTILNGTIDAGDLVLVDKVSYHFRTPTRGEVFVFDTRGIPTGGRDAARMGDQAEGTHYIKRLAGVPGDTLSIAPPNLWVNGKIAQEPGIQRVIQAEGLYKRLNPNGYEIARGDLNHPRPLGAINQQFHLKDQAPPGLREYAALGDNTGNSLDSRYWGSVKEFNLAGPALFSLWPITSGHWGFIR, encoded by the coding sequence ATGTTCGCGCCGAAATGGAAGAAAGAGGCGAAGCTCTTGTACAAGGGGGCGAAGAAATACATTCACTACAAGCGCGACCTGCTGAAGGAAGATCGCATTGAGGAGATCGAGTCGCGCCGCGCCGATTTGCTCGAGGCCATCAAGGCGAATGACAAGGCCAAGGCCGAGGAAGCCTCCAAGCAGCTCCGCAACACCTGCGAGAAGGCGCTGCCGAATTTCCCGCAGCAGAGTGCGTGGGAGGAGAACGTGGAAGTGATCTTCGTCGCCCTGGTCGTCGCCCTCGGTCTGCGCGCCTACGTGGTGCAGCCCTTCCGCATTCCGACGAATTCGATGCAGCCGACCCTGAACGGCATCAACATCACCGCGGAAGACGGTTACGAGGCCCCGTGGTTCGGCAAGCGCGCGGCGGATTTCGTCCTGCGTGGCCGCTCGCATACTCATATCGTGGCAGAGAACGACTGCAAGGTGACGGGCGTGCGGGACAAATCGTGGTTTCTCTTCACCCGCACCGAAGTCAGCTTCAGCGATGGCAGCAAAGTGAAGATCGCAGCCCCTGAGAGCGAAACCATGCGGGCGCTGAAGATCTATCCCATCCGCAATCCCAAGACCGGACAGGTGGAGTTCGATCGCAGCTTCGAAAAGGGTAAAACCATCCTCAATGGGACCATCGATGCCGGCGATCTGGTCCTTGTAGATAAGGTTTCCTACCATTTCCGCACGCCGACGCGCGGCGAGGTCTTCGTATTCGACACCCGCGGCATTCCGACTGGTGGCCGCGATGCCGCCCGCATGGGCGATCAGGCGGAGGGCACGCACTACATCAAGCGCCTCGCCGGCGTCCCCGGAGACACGCTCTCCATCGCTCCGCCCAATCTCTGGGTAAACGGGAAGATTGCCCAAGAGCCCGGGATTCAGCGCGTGATTCAGGCGGAGGGTCTTTACAAGCGACTGAATCCGAATGGTTACGAGATCGCCCGCGGGGATTTGAATCATCCTCGGCCCTTGGGCGCGATCAACCAGCAGTTCCATCTGAAGGACCAAGCGCCTCCCGGCCTGCGCGAGTACGCCGCGCTGGGCGATAACACCGGGAATTCCTTGGATTCGCGCTACTGGGGCTCCGTGAAGGAGTTCAACCTCGCAGGCCCCGCCCTGTTCTCGCTCTGGCCCATCACCAGCGGGCATTGGGGCTTCATCCGCTGA
- a CDS encoding DMT family transporter yields the protein MKPTESPDPRGLLMMLLSVILFAANTLLLRALSLHLPAADGWMAALYRGSFGMLMVAALYGFGRGLSMKALIGSRLVALRGIIGALSIAAFYLTIATLGASRAVVLNLTYPIFATLIAAWWLKEKVSRQALLWMFAGFAGLAIFVGGDASRGFSGWDLVALAGAVGAGIVVVLIRKLRATEHAGTIYASQCFYSILLALPLRANHVGELPPLGHGALIAAAIIVGVSQLVMTNAYRTMPVSQGSSIQMLLPLVTAAGAFLIFGERFTLIELAGAALTLLATWRVAAGKTKPAAAPATPSLTPVSEP from the coding sequence ATGAAACCAACCGAATCCCCTGACCCGCGCGGGCTGCTGATGATGCTGCTCTCGGTGATCCTCTTCGCCGCGAACACCCTGCTCCTCCGCGCTCTCAGCCTCCACCTGCCTGCGGCAGATGGCTGGATGGCGGCGCTGTATCGTGGCAGCTTCGGGATGCTAATGGTGGCTGCGCTCTACGGATTCGGCCGGGGGCTCTCGATGAAAGCGCTAATCGGCAGCCGGCTGGTGGCGCTGCGGGGCATCATCGGTGCGCTGAGCATCGCGGCCTTCTACCTGACGATCGCGACCCTGGGGGCATCCCGGGCGGTGGTGCTGAACCTGACCTACCCGATCTTCGCCACGCTGATCGCGGCGTGGTGGCTGAAGGAAAAGGTCTCCCGGCAGGCGCTACTGTGGATGTTCGCGGGTTTCGCCGGGCTGGCGATCTTCGTGGGCGGGGATGCCTCGCGGGGATTCTCGGGCTGGGATCTGGTGGCGCTGGCCGGGGCGGTGGGCGCGGGCATCGTGGTGGTGCTGATCCGGAAGCTGCGGGCGACCGAGCACGCCGGAACCATCTATGCCTCCCAATGCTTCTACAGCATCCTGCTGGCCCTGCCGCTGCGGGCGAATCATGTGGGCGAGCTGCCGCCGCTGGGGCACGGGGCCCTGATCGCGGCGGCGATCATCGTGGGCGTCTCCCAACTGGTGATGACGAACGCCTATCGCACGATGCCGGTTTCGCAGGGCTCCTCCATCCAGATGCTGCTGCCGCTGGTAACCGCGGCGGGGGCCTTCCTGATCTTCGGCGAGCGTTTCACGCTGATCGAGCTCGCGGGTGCCGCGCTGACCTTGCTCGCCACTTGGCGGGTGGCCGCGGGGAAAACCAAGCCTGCTGCCGCCCCTGCCACGCCATCCCTAACCCCTGTCTCCGAACCATGA